From Skermanella sp. TT6, a single genomic window includes:
- a CDS encoding ribonuclease D produces the protein MPIELYDGDLPDDYDFGPSVAIDTETMGLNPVRDRLCLVQLSAGDGNCHMVQFRQGRYDAPNLKRLLTDPAVTKLFHFARFDIAVLQAYLGVVCEPVYCTKIASRLVRTFTDRHGLKDLCKDLLGVELSKQQQSSDWGAADLTPDQLRYAASDVLHLHELRRRLDAMLEREGRTGLADECFRFLPTRAALDLGGWADQDIFAH, from the coding sequence GTGCCCATAGAGCTTTACGACGGCGATCTCCCCGACGACTACGATTTCGGCCCCAGCGTCGCCATCGATACCGAAACCATGGGGTTGAACCCCGTCCGGGACCGCCTGTGCCTGGTCCAGCTCTCGGCCGGCGACGGCAACTGCCACATGGTGCAGTTCCGCCAGGGTCGATATGACGCGCCCAACCTGAAGCGGCTGCTGACCGACCCCGCCGTCACCAAGCTGTTTCACTTCGCCCGGTTTGACATCGCCGTCCTGCAAGCCTACCTGGGAGTCGTGTGCGAGCCGGTCTATTGCACCAAGATCGCTTCCAGGCTGGTGCGCACCTTCACCGATCGCCACGGATTGAAGGACTTATGCAAGGACCTGCTGGGCGTGGAACTGTCGAAGCAGCAGCAATCCTCGGACTGGGGTGCCGCCGACCTGACGCCCGATCAGCTGAGATACGCCGCCTCCGACGTGCTTCACCTGCACGAACTCCGCCGCAGGCTGGACGCCATGCTGGAGCGCGAGGGGCGCACCGGCTTGGCGGACGAATGCTTCCGGTTCCTGCCGACCCGCGCGGCGCTGGATCTCGGCGGCTGGGCGGACCAGGACATCTTCGCCCACTGA
- a CDS encoding complex I NDUFA9 subunit family protein, with protein MSFRYRVATVFGGSGFIGRHLIKRLAKTGTVIRVATRHPSTANFLRMNGAVGQIIPIATNINDDASVAAAVQGADIVINLIGILYESGSNTFQGTQADAPGRIARAAKAAGARRFVQISAIGADANSASAYARTKAAGEQAVLEAFPEATILRPSIVFGPEDGFFNRFAAMARIFPALPLIGGGHTRFQPVYVGDVADAVMRALELPEAQGKTYELGGPRVYTFRRLMELVLAETRRKRFLVPISWSMAELQGRILGKLPKPMLTADQVELLKSDNVVQPGAATIQDLGIDPTAAEVIIPTYLDRFRVGGRYSQRAGGYTA; from the coding sequence ATGTCCTTTCGGTATCGGGTAGCCACGGTTTTCGGCGGGTCCGGGTTCATCGGCCGCCACCTGATCAAGCGGCTGGCGAAGACCGGCACGGTGATCCGGGTCGCGACCCGCCACCCGAGCACGGCCAATTTCCTGCGCATGAACGGCGCGGTGGGCCAGATCATCCCGATCGCGACCAACATCAACGACGACGCCTCGGTCGCGGCCGCCGTGCAGGGCGCCGACATCGTGATCAACCTGATCGGCATCCTCTACGAGTCCGGCTCCAACACGTTCCAGGGCACGCAGGCCGACGCGCCGGGCCGCATCGCGCGCGCCGCCAAGGCGGCCGGCGCCCGGCGCTTCGTCCAGATCTCGGCGATCGGGGCCGACGCCAACTCGGCCTCGGCCTATGCCCGGACCAAGGCGGCCGGCGAGCAGGCGGTGCTGGAAGCGTTCCCGGAAGCGACGATCCTGCGGCCCAGCATCGTCTTCGGGCCGGAGGACGGCTTCTTCAACCGCTTCGCGGCGATGGCCCGGATCTTCCCCGCCCTGCCCCTGATCGGCGGCGGCCACACCAGGTTCCAGCCGGTCTATGTCGGCGACGTCGCCGATGCGGTCATGAGGGCGCTGGAACTGCCGGAGGCCCAGGGCAAGACCTACGAGCTGGGCGGACCGCGGGTCTACACGTTCCGGCGGCTCATGGAGCTCGTGCTGGCGGAGACGCGGCGCAAGCGCTTCCTGGTCCCGATCTCCTGGTCCATGGCGGAGTTGCAGGGCAGGATCCTGGGCAAGCTGCCCAAGCCCATGCTGACTGCCGACCAGGTCGAGCTGCTGAAGTCGGACAACGTGGTCCAGCCGGGCGCGGCGACGATCCAAGACCTGGGCATCGACCCGACCGCGGCGGAAGTCATCATCCCGACATACCTGGACCGGTTCCGCGTCGGCGGGCGCTATTCGCAGCGCGCGGGCGGCTACACCGCCTGA
- a CDS encoding NAD(P)-dependent oxidoreductase: MAQKMLQFVRTDKRMPDKRDAAARRHDFNEIYGEFDQQGAEEQSGRCSQCGVPFCQVHCPLHNNIPDWLKLTAEGRLEEAYELSSATSNLPEICGRICPQDRLCEGNCTIEQSTHGTVTIGSIEKYINDTAWERGWVKPRLPLRERGQSVAIIGGGPGGMSAAEQLRIKGYEVHVYDRYDRIGGLMMYGIPGFKLEKHVVSRRVQLLVDEGVIFHTDFEVGRDATLAELRAKHDAVLIATGVYKARDLTAPGSDLGNIVPALQYLTTSNRQGLGDAVPDYDSGALNAAGKNVVVIGGGDTAMDCVRTAIRQGAKSVKCLYRRNRANMPGSQREVHNAEEEGVEFVWQSAPEAFEGKDGLVTGVRAHRIHLGVADASGRQTPQVIDGSSYTLDADLVIKALGFDPEDLPTLFGETGLKVSRWGTVTVNFRTMMTSLDGVFAAGDIVRGASLVVWAIRDGRDVAEHMHAYLMQKAEAGASAAVAAE; encoded by the coding sequence ATGGCGCAGAAGATGTTGCAGTTCGTCCGCACCGACAAGCGCATGCCCGACAAACGGGATGCCGCGGCGCGCAGGCACGACTTCAACGAGATCTATGGCGAGTTCGACCAGCAGGGCGCGGAGGAACAGTCCGGCCGGTGCTCCCAGTGCGGCGTGCCGTTCTGCCAGGTCCACTGCCCGCTCCACAACAATATCCCGGACTGGCTGAAGCTGACCGCCGAGGGTCGCCTGGAAGAGGCCTACGAGCTCTCGTCGGCGACCAGCAACCTGCCGGAGATCTGCGGCCGCATCTGCCCGCAGGACCGCCTGTGCGAGGGAAACTGCACGATCGAGCAGTCGACCCACGGCACGGTGACCATCGGGTCGATCGAGAAATACATCAACGACACCGCGTGGGAGCGGGGCTGGGTCAAGCCGCGCCTGCCGCTCCGCGAGCGGGGGCAGTCGGTCGCCATCATCGGCGGCGGCCCCGGCGGCATGTCGGCGGCCGAGCAGCTGCGCATCAAGGGCTACGAGGTCCACGTCTACGACCGCTACGACCGGATCGGCGGCCTGATGATGTACGGCATCCCCGGCTTCAAGCTGGAGAAGCACGTGGTCAGCCGCCGGGTCCAGCTCCTGGTCGACGAGGGCGTCATCTTCCACACCGATTTCGAGGTCGGCCGCGACGCGACCCTGGCCGAGCTGCGGGCGAAGCACGACGCCGTGCTGATCGCGACCGGCGTGTACAAGGCGCGCGACCTGACGGCCCCCGGCTCCGACCTGGGCAACATCGTCCCGGCGCTCCAGTACCTGACGACCAGCAACCGCCAGGGACTGGGCGACGCGGTTCCCGACTATGACAGCGGCGCGCTCAACGCGGCGGGCAAGAACGTCGTCGTGATCGGCGGCGGCGACACCGCCATGGACTGCGTCCGCACCGCGATCCGCCAGGGCGCCAAGTCGGTCAAGTGCCTGTACCGCCGCAACCGCGCCAACATGCCGGGCTCCCAGCGCGAGGTCCACAACGCCGAGGAGGAGGGCGTCGAGTTCGTCTGGCAGTCCGCCCCGGAGGCTTTCGAGGGCAAGGACGGGCTCGTGACCGGCGTGCGCGCGCACCGCATCCATCTCGGCGTCGCCGACGCCAGCGGCCGGCAGACCCCGCAGGTGATCGACGGCTCGTCCTACACGCTGGACGCCGACCTGGTGATCAAGGCGCTGGGCTTCGATCCGGAGGACCTGCCGACCCTCTTCGGCGAAACCGGCCTGAAGGTCAGCCGCTGGGGCACCGTGACGGTGAATTTCCGCACCATGATGACCAGCCTGGACGGCGTCTTCGCCGCCGGCGATATCGTGCGCGGCGCCAGCCTGGTCGTGTGGGCCATCCGCGACGGCCGCGACGTCGCCGAGCACATGCACGCCTACCTGATGCAGAAGGCCGAGGCCGGCGCGTCGGCCGCCGTCGCGGCGGAGTAG
- a CDS encoding nucleotidyl transferase AbiEii/AbiGii toxin family protein, with amino-acid sequence MHQFLDIDDAMVVLRTVLERMSRQGLELPKSVVLVGGTALAAHGIRRLSKDVDFYAQTLDETIIYEVEEEFRQIHGRLFKIDATNSEAIWGRIVLKDLEKSPNFTTMIISGHEVEVKTLNEEDLFFLKLSADREKDRRDLPFILDRVAPEALVHRFNCLIEWIADKAAAQAFVARFVDVMDEHDLFSPGELLGRLNIPEHVKDMLLASRMMEENDGPQKS; translated from the coding sequence ATGCACCAGTTCCTGGACATAGACGACGCGATGGTCGTCCTGAGGACCGTCCTGGAGAGGATGTCCCGGCAGGGCCTGGAGCTTCCGAAATCCGTGGTCCTGGTCGGCGGAACCGCCCTGGCTGCACATGGCATCCGACGGTTGAGCAAGGATGTGGACTTCTATGCACAGACTCTCGACGAAACGATCATATATGAGGTCGAGGAAGAGTTCCGGCAGATTCATGGGCGGCTATTCAAGATAGATGCCACCAACTCGGAAGCCATATGGGGCAGGATTGTATTAAAGGATCTGGAGAAGTCCCCCAACTTCACGACCATGATCATCAGCGGCCATGAAGTTGAGGTAAAAACTCTGAATGAGGAGGATCTATTCTTCTTGAAACTAAGCGCGGATAGAGAGAAGGATAGACGTGATCTCCCATTCATCCTGGATCGAGTCGCGCCGGAAGCCCTTGTGCATCGCTTCAATTGCCTGATTGAATGGATCGCGGACAAAGCGGCAGCCCAGGCATTCGTTGCCCGCTTTGTCGATGTCATGGACGAACATGACCTGTTCAGCCCCGGTGAGCTTCTGGGACGGTTGAACATCCCGGAGCACGTGAAGGATATGCTTCTGGCGTCCCGCATGATGGAGGAGAACGATGGGCCGCAAAAGTCTTGA